In Streptomyces sp. NBC_00306, a single genomic region encodes these proteins:
- a CDS encoding TerD family protein, with protein MGVSLSKGGNVSLSKEAPGLSAVVVGLGWDVRSTTGTDFDLDASALLVDANGKVLTDSHFVFFNNLKSPDGSVEHTGDNLTGEGEGDDEQIKVNLAGVPAEVDKIVFPVSIHEGESRQQSFGQVRNAFIRVINQAGGAELARYDLSEDASTETAMVFGELYRNAAEWKFRAVGQGYASGLRGIAQDFGVNI; from the coding sequence ATGGGTGTCAGCCTGTCCAAGGGCGGCAACGTCTCGCTCAGCAAGGAGGCCCCGGGCCTGTCTGCGGTAGTCGTGGGCCTCGGCTGGGACGTACGCAGCACGACCGGCACGGACTTCGACCTGGACGCCAGCGCGCTGCTGGTGGACGCCAACGGCAAGGTCCTCACCGACTCGCACTTCGTCTTCTTCAACAATCTGAAGAGCCCGGACGGCTCCGTGGAGCACACCGGTGACAACCTCACCGGTGAGGGCGAGGGCGACGACGAGCAGATCAAGGTGAACCTGGCGGGCGTGCCCGCCGAGGTCGACAAGATCGTGTTCCCGGTCTCGATCCACGAGGGCGAGAGCCGCCAGCAGTCCTTCGGCCAGGTGCGTAACGCGTTCATCCGCGTCATCAACCAGGCCGGCGGCGCCGAGCTCGCGCGCTACGACCTGAGCGAGGACGCCTCGACGGAGACCGCGATGGTCTTCGGCGAGCTGTACCGCAACGCCGCGGAGTGGAAGTTCCGCGCGGTGGGCCAGGGCTACGCCTCCGGCCTGCGCGGCATCGCGCAGGACTTCGGCGTCAACATCTGA
- a CDS encoding TetR/AcrR family transcriptional regulator produces MTTDRATAKAAAVPTAQATDHATGGAPSDGGGTPFAQTAGTPGTVRPGGRTARVRTAVLEAAGDALVEHGFHGLDLADVARRANVGKTTVYRRWSTVTGLVADLLEDMAEQSVARTDTGNLSDDLRANARLVVGTLTDPRQGSLFKAVIAAATCDDRTTQALNRFYATRIEEWAPCVEAAVSRGELPAGTDAREVIRAVSAPLYYRLLASGDPLDEATADRAAAAAEAAARAGAYVVDGPGAR; encoded by the coding sequence ATGACGACCGACAGGGCGACCGCGAAGGCGGCCGCCGTGCCCACCGCGCAGGCGACCGACCATGCGACCGGGGGCGCGCCGTCGGACGGGGGCGGCACGCCGTTCGCTCAGACGGCCGGGACCCCGGGGACCGTTCGTCCGGGTGGCCGCACCGCCCGCGTCCGGACCGCTGTTCTGGAGGCCGCGGGCGACGCTCTTGTCGAGCACGGGTTCCACGGTCTCGACCTCGCCGACGTGGCCCGGCGGGCGAACGTCGGCAAGACGACCGTCTACCGGCGCTGGTCCACGGTCACCGGGCTGGTCGCCGATCTGCTGGAGGACATGGCCGAGCAGTCCGTGGCCCGTACGGACACGGGGAACCTGTCCGACGACCTCCGTGCCAACGCCCGCCTCGTCGTGGGAACCCTCACCGATCCCCGTCAGGGCTCCCTGTTCAAGGCGGTGATCGCCGCCGCCACCTGCGACGACCGCACGACCCAGGCCCTGAACCGCTTCTACGCCACCCGCATCGAGGAGTGGGCGCCGTGCGTCGAGGCGGCCGTGTCGCGTGGTGAACTCCCGGCGGGCACCGACGCGCGGGAAGTGATCCGCGCCGTGTCCGCCCCGCTCTACTACCGCCTGCTCGCCAGCGGTGACCCGCTCGACGAAGCGACGGCGGACCGGGCCGCGGCCGCGGCGGAGGCGGCGGCCCGCGCGGGGGCGTATGTCGTGGACGGCCCCGGCGCTCGCTGA